A portion of the Anthonomus grandis grandis chromosome 7, icAntGran1.3, whole genome shotgun sequence genome contains these proteins:
- the LOC126738985 gene encoding elastin-like isoform X1 encodes MKTLIYVCLIVGVALAAEKKEKTDEKKVGKRGVLGLGISGHGLLDGGWGGVGLARGVGLGGGVGLGGVGLGSLGSGLVGAAGLGGAGLGGVGLAGGVAGPAIELSSHAHTHTTITRNLGVPVAQPVGIPVDRPVGVPVPVDVPIAVDRPVGVPVARPVPIGVDRPIAVPVDRPIHVDVPSPYAVAVDRPVPVGIPHPVPVGVARPVPIGVPHPVPIVSKIILGHH; translated from the exons ATGAAAACTTTG atcTACGTTTGCTTAATCGTTGGAGTAGCCTTGGCTGcagaaaagaaggaaaaaacTGACGAAAAGAAAGTAGGCAAGCGTGGAGTTCTTGGATTAGGCATCTCA GGTCATGGACTTTTAGATGGAGGCTGGGGAGGAGTTGGATTAGCTAGAGGAGTTGGTCTAGGTGGAGGAGTTGGTCTAGGTGGAGTTGGTTTGGGATCCTTGGGATCTGGTTTGGTTGGAGCAGCTGGTCTTGGAGGAGCTGGTCTTGGAGGAGTTGGCCTTGCAG GTGGTGTAGCTGGTCCAGCTATTGAACTCAGCTCTCACGCCCACACTCATACCACTATTACCAGGAACTTGGGAGTTCCAGTAGCTCAACCAGTTGGTATCCCAGTCGACAGACCAGTCGGAGTCCCAGTTCCTGTCGATGTACCAATCGCTGTAGACCGCCCAGTTGGTGTACCAGTTGCAAGACCTGTACCTATTGGAGTTGATAGACCTATCGCTG tacccGTCGATCGTCCAATCCACGTGGATGTACCCAGCCCATATGCCGTAGCTGTAGACAGGCCTGTCCCTGTAGGTATTCCTCACCCAGTGCCTGTGGGAGTAGCTAGACCCGTACCAATTGGTGTACCTCACCCAGTCCCCATAGTATCCAAAATTATCTTGGGTCATCactaa
- the LOC126738985 gene encoding elastin-like isoform X2 produces MKTLIYVCLIVGVALAAEKKEKTDEKKVGKRGVLGLGISDGGWGGVGLARGVGLGGGVGLGGVGLGSLGSGLVGAAGLGGAGLGGVGLAGGVAGPAIELSSHAHTHTTITRNLGVPVAQPVGIPVDRPVGVPVPVDVPIAVDRPVGVPVARPVPIGVDRPIAVPVDRPIHVDVPSPYAVAVDRPVPVGIPHPVPVGVARPVPIGVPHPVPIVSKIILGHH; encoded by the exons ATGAAAACTTTG atcTACGTTTGCTTAATCGTTGGAGTAGCCTTGGCTGcagaaaagaaggaaaaaacTGACGAAAAGAAAGTAGGCAAGCGTGGAGTTCTTGGATTAGGCATCTCAG ATGGAGGCTGGGGAGGAGTTGGATTAGCTAGAGGAGTTGGTCTAGGTGGAGGAGTTGGTCTAGGTGGAGTTGGTTTGGGATCCTTGGGATCTGGTTTGGTTGGAGCAGCTGGTCTTGGAGGAGCTGGTCTTGGAGGAGTTGGCCTTGCAG GTGGTGTAGCTGGTCCAGCTATTGAACTCAGCTCTCACGCCCACACTCATACCACTATTACCAGGAACTTGGGAGTTCCAGTAGCTCAACCAGTTGGTATCCCAGTCGACAGACCAGTCGGAGTCCCAGTTCCTGTCGATGTACCAATCGCTGTAGACCGCCCAGTTGGTGTACCAGTTGCAAGACCTGTACCTATTGGAGTTGATAGACCTATCGCTG tacccGTCGATCGTCCAATCCACGTGGATGTACCCAGCCCATATGCCGTAGCTGTAGACAGGCCTGTCCCTGTAGGTATTCCTCACCCAGTGCCTGTGGGAGTAGCTAGACCCGTACCAATTGGTGTACCTCACCCAGTCCCCATAGTATCCAAAATTATCTTGGGTCATCactaa